The Proteiniphilum propionicum genome contains the following window.
AGAAGATGCATCGCCTACAATACGTATAGCAAAAAGATATAAAACTTTAAAATAGTTCTTATATATATTTTCAAAATATTCTCTATCCATTCACTTTTTTGATTGGAATCAAAGCTCAACCTTAAATATATCTTATTGTATGGGAAAATTATTTAAATAGCAAAGTTAAAGAATATCCTCCGATTAAACCAATATATAAAGAGTTAAATAATTATGAAAATACTTCAAAAGTATGACAAATTAATTCAAACATTCGTTAAGCACTTTATCTCCCAATGCTTTTGCTTCAGCAACAGATTGAGGATCGGACAGATCAAATCGGTATGTTGACGGATCAGGAATGAGCAAATATGTTCCGGAAGGAACAATGTTGGGGTTTTGTATATTTTTCTTATTTTCGAGATAGATGTACACCCAAAACTCCTTGTTCCCGAAAAGTTCCAAAGCCAGCAGTCGTAATGTTTTTCCTTCTTCGAGCATTATCTTCTTCTCCTCTTTTGCTTGAGCAGCAACTTCATTTACCGACTGAAAAACGGTGTCTGTCCGGGGAGTATAGACATTTTCAGTAGTATATTCTATTTCATTATTTACTATTAGTGGCTCAACTTTTTTTGTTTGAACTCCCCTGAAAAAAAAAAGAGCTGCCAGAGCAATTGCCAAGCCTCCCAAAACAGGTATCAACACAGTAGGCCTCTTTTTTCGTTTTTTCTTTTCAGAACGAGAAGTTGTCACTGGCAACTTGTGCTCTATAATGCCAGAGGCAGTATTAACAGACATATGAACTTCTGCAGATGCAGAAGAATTGGATATTTCGATAACTTTTACAGGCGCAGGTTCCTGAATTGTTTCAGTAACTGCTTCTTGCGTTGTTTCCGGAGTTACTTCAGCTATTGATTTAGGTATTGCTCCAGCAAAAGTTTCGGGAACTGCTTCAGTTGTTGCACCATCACCAGATTCGGGAGCTGATTCAGGCGTTGTCTCAGATATTCCGGCTGAAAGTGTAATTTCGGGAGCCTGAGTTATTGCTGTTTCTTCTTTTTCAGGATGCAATTGTACTGATTTGTTGGGCTCATCATTCTCCTCCAGATCATCATATTCGTCTACTGGAATCACTACCTGAATTCCAGGTAAATCCACACCTTCATTAAGTAAAGTGGGTTCGAAATGCGAGAAAGAAATATTAACTGCTTCGTTCAAAGCCACGTCAGGGGTAAAAATCAACTCAAAAGGTAAAATCTCCTCTTCTGTTTTCAAGCTCAACATCTCAAAATCCACCTCAACAACGGGCGGTATCAGATATCGATCATTTGTTTCACTGTCTACAAGAATATATTCCGATTGAATACGGGTAAAAAACACTCCAAAATCATCAATAATAATCCGGTTGCTTTCCAACAGTTCAGCTTTAACTACGTCTATCACTGCATCCAACACTTCAGAAACTGCAATATCTGTCCAATCGAGGCGTTGAGCAATTTTGGCAATAAGGTCTTCGTTTGTCATGTTATACTATAAAGTTTTGATATCTGATTTAATCATAAATCCGATATCAGCTAAAAATTCAAAATCACATATCAAGTATCAATTTACTTTGCCAATTAAGTCAAAGGGCAATACAGACATTATAGTTACATCATAGAAGTCACCGATAGATAATTCCCGTTCTTTACTTATCAGCACCTCTCCGTCAACTTCCGGAGAATCGAATTCAGTACGTCCGATATAATAATCAGGATCTTCCCTGTCGATAATCACCTTCATAGTTCTACCCACTTTAGCTTCATTAACAGACATAGCAATTCCCTCTTGTATCTTCATCAGCCTATCCATTCTTTCCTGCTTTACCGAGGCAGGTATATCGTCGGAATAGTGTTGATCATTATAGGTATCTTCTTCGTGCGAATATGGGAATGCTCCCAGGCGTTCAAAACGGCTATTCTCAACAAAACCAAGCAACTCCTGAAAATATTCGTCTGTTTCACCAGGATGCCCCACCATCATAGTAGTTCGCAGATGTATTCCCGGCACTTCTTCACGAATGCGTTCTATCAGCTCAATAGTCTGTTGTCTGGTTATGTTTCTGCGCATTATTTTCAGCATATTATCATTTATATGCTGCAGTGCAATATCAAGATATTTGCACACATTTTCTCTTTCACGTATTACCCGCAACAGGTCTGTCGGAAAATGTGCAGGATAGGCATAATGCAGACGGATCCATTCCACACCTTTTATGTCTGATACTCTTTCCACCAGTTCGGGAAGTTTCATGGTTTTGTACAGATCGAGTCCGTAATAAGTCAGATCCTGCGCTATAAACTGAAACTCCTTCACGCCTTCATCTGTAAGTCCACGTATCTCTCTTTCAATCTCTTCCATCGAACGTGATTTGTATTTACCAGTTATCAAAGGTATAGAACAGTATGAACAGGTTCTGTCGCAGCCTTCAGATATCTTTATATAGGCATAATGCGGAGGAGTAGAGAGTGTGCGATCGAATTCAAGTTCCTTGTAATACGACTTACCAAGATCGGCAATTAAGTTCTTCCAGTCGAACTTACCATAATATTTGTCCACTTCCGGAATCTCTTCCAGCAGCTCATCCCTGTACCTTTCAGAAAGGCAACCCATCACAAACAGCTTCTTTAGCCTGTTCCTTTTCTTTGCTTCTGCAAATGACAAAATCATATTTATGGACTCCTCTTTTGCATCACCGATAAATCCACAGGTATTAATCACGGCAATATCACCCCTTGGTGATTCTGAATCATGTTCTACTGTGTATCCGTTAGCTACAAGTTGTCTCATCAACAGCTCCGAATCTACAAGGTTCTTGGAGCAACCTAGCGTAACAACATCTATTCTGTTTTTAACCATATATCATTTTTACTCTCCAAAAGGCTTTACTATCCAAAAAGTTTCATTATCCAAAAAGCGAATCAACAAATTCTTTCCTTCTGAACACCTGCAAATCTTCCATTCCTTCGCCCAGACCAATGTATTTCACGGGAATTTTGAATTGGTCAGAAATACCGATTACAACACCACCCTTGGCGGTACCATCGAGTTTTGTGATTGCCAGTGCCGTAACTTCTGTTGCTGATGTGAATTGTTTGGCCTGTTCAAATGCATTTTGCCCTGTAGAACCATCCAGAATAAGAAGTACCTCATGAGGTGCATCGGGTACAATTTTACCCATCACGTTCTTAATCTTTGTGAGCTCATTCATCAGATTTACTTTGTTATGCAATCGGCCGGCAGTATCAATGATTACCACATCAGCGTTATGCGATTTGGCAGAATTGATTGTATCAAAAGCTACAGATGCAGGGTCTGAACCCATCTTTTGTTTAATCACCTGCGCATCTGCTCTTTGCCCCCATATTTCAAGCTGTTCCACGGCTGCGGCACGAAAAGTATCGGCAGCTCCTAGATAAACTGATAAACCTCTCTGTTTAAACTGATATGCCAGCTTACCTATTGTTGTTGTCTTCCCCACTCCATTCACTCCAACAACCATAATCACATATGGCTTTACTCCTTCCCCTATGGAAAACTCCACAAGGTCGTTACTGTTATTTTCGATAAGAAGATTTGCGATCTCATCACGCAGAATTTCGGTTAGTTCATCCGTTCCCACATATTTGTCACGGGCAACGCGTTCTTCAATTCGGTTTATTACCTTAAGGGTCGTATCAACCCCAACATCCGAAGTTACCAATACCTCTTCCAGGTTGTCCAGCACATCGTCATCAACCCTCGACTTGCCTGCAACGGCACGTGTGATCTTCGAAAAGAAACTCGCTTTTGTTTTTTCAAGACCTTTATCCAATGTCTCTTTTTTCTCTTTCGAGAATCTGTCAAAAAAGCCCATTTATTAATTAATGTTTAACGATAAATATTTATGATTTCCTATCTAACGCTTTTAATGTCTACCCGGAATATATTCTACAAATCTACAAAATAGTAAATAAAAAACTTCCCTGCGTTTTGGCACAGGGAAGCTTTTACATATATTTAACAGATTTATTTAGAAAAATAATCTTTCACCCGATCGTTAAGGATCATCTCTTCTTTAAAACTATATGCACCTGTCTTGGGCGACTTCACCATTCTTATTACTTTCGTGTGGCTGCGTCCCGTAGTCGTGTTTTTATCGCGGAAACCCGCAACTGCTTTCTTTGCCATAGTCTATACTTGTTTTACTTGATTTCTTTGTGTACAGTCATTTTTTTAAGGATTGGATTGTACTTCTTTAACTCCAATCTTCCTGTAGTATTCTTTCTGTTCTTAGTGGTAATATATCTCGATGTGCCTGGCATACCACTCTCTTTGTGCTCTGTGCACTCAAGAATTACCTGCACTCTGTTACCCTTTGCTTTTTTCCCCATAGCTGCTATCTCCTATTCGTTATGAATTTAAGTATCCTTTTGCAGCTGCTTGTTTCAAGGCTGCATCCAATCCAATTTTATTGATTGTACGGAGGCCTGATGCTGAAATATTCAGGTTAATCCAGCAATCTTCTTCCACCCAATAAAATTTCTTTCTGAACAAATTCACGTTGAACTTACGCTTCGTCTTCACATTGGAGTGCGAAACGTTGTTCCCAACCATTGCTCTTTTTCCAGTTATTTGACAAATCTTAGACATTGCTATATAGTGTATTTTATTATTTCCGTTTTACTCATAAAAGGAATAAACTTCCTGACAAATCAGGGCGCAAAATTAAGCATATTATTTTAATTAACCAAAGTTTTTTGCAAATTAATTTATAAATAAACTACTGAACTTCCGTGTATATCCATGCTATAAATCCGGAGCCAAATGATAGTTTTACGATGTTTTGCGGGTCACCATTTACAAGCTACTAAAATTCTGCTTTTTATCGGTAGTAGGCAGGCACTGGCCTCAAAACATTTTATGAATAATGATTTAGCTGTATAGTGAATACTTACAAAAGTAAAATAAAGCGTTGTGATACATTAAATCGGTTCTCAGGTTCTCAGGTTTTCCGGAACAGGCTCAAATATCACATATCATGTTATATACGTATTGTGCACGCTCAGAATTTGCAACTGCCATCTCTATACATTACCATACCGGAAGCCTTAGAATAATATCACCAAACCGGAAGCCTTAGAAGGCCCCTGTTATTTCAGAATATAAACCGTTCAGAAATACGAGAGTGCCTTTTCGTATGTTGTTGCGTAGCTCACTCTCTTCACCGGCAGTGTTTACCGCCTGATTAGTAATTGTCTGCTCGGCAGTATATACTTTAGGGAAAAATGAAGAGCCATCCTTTTGAGCGTTCTGATAAGTTATATCTCTTACCACAAGCATACAGCCGGCATTGGTGATGGTGGCATCAAACCGGTAATTCATTATCATCTTCTCACGAACGCCATCACTATTTGCCGGAAGCAGTAATTCCGCCTTTGAGCTTACTGTCACCGAACGAGCTTTATCATCGAAACGAATTCCTGATAACAACGGGCTGCCAGAATATTTTCCTTTCACCCATTTTTGTAAAACGTCATAATTCTGATTGGTCGTTAGTCTCTGATCTGTAATGATAAAATGGTCAAAAACAACCTTCCCGTTGACTACGGGCACAGTAGTAAAGCCCGCATCAATCTGTCCTTCAATATTAAACAAGCCAGCTATTAAAATACTAATAGTAATAATATATTTCTTCATAGAAGTTCCTTCAACTTTAAATTTATTCTTTTTCAGCAATAACAAAGACCAGTTTAAATAGTTCGTAAATTGTGTAATCAACCCTCTACATTAAACGGTAAATACTTTAATATATTTTTAACACTCAGTTTCTTTAATTGTTTAGTTCTCACTTAAAAAATGTATTATATAACAAAATAATGAATTTTTGAAATTAAATGTTAGACTTGAGACATAAGAAAAAGATTAATGATGCTTGTGACTTTAATAAAAAACAAGCTTTGAAATTTTATTTGTCACTAAAAACCATTACTTTTGCATCTCGAAAATAAAACAAAACATTTTTTTCAAAAACAATATGTCTGCTAAAAAAACAAAAGAATCAAAGGCCGAAAAAAATTTCGAAAATATTGGGGAAGCACTTACCACTACCGAACAATTCCTCGAAAAAAATCAGAAAGCCATTTTAACAGGACTACTGATAGTTATAGCTGCCGTTGGAATTTTTCTTGCCTATCACTATCTACATAAGTCACCCCGAAACGAAAAAGCGCAGTCAGCCATCTTTAAAGGCGAACGCTACTTTCAAGAGGGACAGGACTCACTTGCCATTTTCGGGAACGGAAATGACTATATCGGGTTTGAGTCGATCATAAATCAGTATAAAGGGACTAAGACAGCCGATCTTGCACATGCTTATGCAGGTATCGCTTACAACAGGATGGGCAACCATGAGAAGGCTCTGGAACATCTGAAAAAATTCAAGGGAGGCGACCTGCTTATTACTCCGGCTGTGACTGGAGCAATAGGTGATGTATATATGAATATGGGACAGTCTGATAATGCTTTGTCATACTATCTGAAAGCAGCCAAAGACGCAAACGACG
Protein-coding sequences here:
- the rpmG gene encoding 50S ribosomal protein L33 codes for the protein MGKKAKGNRVQVILECTEHKESGMPGTSRYITTKNRKNTTGRLELKKYNPILKKMTVHKEIK
- the rpmB gene encoding 50S ribosomal protein L28: MSKICQITGKRAMVGNNVSHSNVKTKRKFNVNLFRKKFYWVEEDCWINLNISASGLRTINKIGLDAALKQAAAKGYLNS
- the ftsY gene encoding signal recognition particle-docking protein FtsY, whose protein sequence is MGFFDRFSKEKKETLDKGLEKTKASFFSKITRAVAGKSRVDDDVLDNLEEVLVTSDVGVDTTLKVINRIEERVARDKYVGTDELTEILRDEIANLLIENNSNDLVEFSIGEGVKPYVIMVVGVNGVGKTTTIGKLAYQFKQRGLSVYLGAADTFRAAAVEQLEIWGQRADAQVIKQKMGSDPASVAFDTINSAKSHNADVVIIDTAGRLHNKVNLMNELTKIKNVMGKIVPDAPHEVLLILDGSTGQNAFEQAKQFTSATEVTALAITKLDGTAKGGVVIGISDQFKIPVKYIGLGEGMEDLQVFRRKEFVDSLFG
- the rimO gene encoding 30S ribosomal protein S12 methylthiotransferase RimO, translated to MVKNRIDVVTLGCSKNLVDSELLMRQLVANGYTVEHDSESPRGDIAVINTCGFIGDAKEESINMILSFAEAKKRNRLKKLFVMGCLSERYRDELLEEIPEVDKYYGKFDWKNLIADLGKSYYKELEFDRTLSTPPHYAYIKISEGCDRTCSYCSIPLITGKYKSRSMEEIEREIRGLTDEGVKEFQFIAQDLTYYGLDLYKTMKLPELVERVSDIKGVEWIRLHYAYPAHFPTDLLRVIRERENVCKYLDIALQHINDNMLKIMRRNITRQQTIELIERIREEVPGIHLRTTMMVGHPGETDEYFQELLGFVENSRFERLGAFPYSHEEDTYNDQHYSDDIPASVKQERMDRLMKIQEGIAMSVNEAKVGRTMKVIIDREDPDYYIGRTEFDSPEVDGEVLISKERELSIGDFYDVTIMSVLPFDLIGKVN
- a CDS encoding DUF4295 domain-containing protein, whose protein sequence is MAKKAVAGFRDKNTTTGRSHTKVIRMVKSPKTGAYSFKEEMILNDRVKDYFSK
- a CDS encoding tetratricopeptide repeat protein; this translates as MSAKKTKESKAEKNFENIGEALTTTEQFLEKNQKAILTGLLIVIAAVGIFLAYHYLHKSPRNEKAQSAIFKGERYFQEGQDSLAIFGNGNDYIGFESIINQYKGTKTADLAHAYAGIAYNRMGNHEKALEHLKKFKGGDLLITPAVTGAIGDVYMNMGQSDNALSYYLKAAKDANDEMLSPIYYKKAGETYLSLAEYDKAIDIFKQVKDNYINSPEAQESDKFIKQAELLKETK
- a CDS encoding HU family DNA-binding protein, translated to MTNEDLIAKIAQRLDWTDIAVSEVLDAVIDVVKAELLESNRIIIDDFGVFFTRIQSEYILVDSETNDRYLIPPVVEVDFEMLSLKTEEEILPFELIFTPDVALNEAVNISFSHFEPTLLNEGVDLPGIQVVIPVDEYDDLEENDEPNKSVQLHPEKEETAITQAPEITLSAGISETTPESAPESGDGATTEAVPETFAGAIPKSIAEVTPETTQEAVTETIQEPAPVKVIEISNSSASAEVHMSVNTASGIIEHKLPVTTSRSEKKKRKKRPTVLIPVLGGLAIALAALFFFRGVQTKKVEPLIVNNEIEYTTENVYTPRTDTVFQSVNEVAAQAKEEKKIMLEEGKTLRLLALELFGNKEFWVYIYLENKKNIQNPNIVPSGTYLLIPDPSTYRFDLSDPQSVAEAKALGDKVLNECLN